A genomic segment from uncultured Desulfuromonas sp. encodes:
- a CDS encoding lipopolysaccharide kinase InaA family protein translates to MTDTLKACPFSIALDHSEPAEIICRSILRDLPKKRCVLHGDWGQRPVLVKLFLHPTAAQRHWLREKQGIDKLLQSGISTPGLLFAGKLTDQTPVLVFEFIPNAQSALQLWSRATSDNERTMLLSRLVTEIAHLHERGLWQQDLHLGNFLVDGTKIYTIDGDAISGNTEQAPLETSRSITNLALFWAQIAPHFDHLQPKIVRQYSEQRQLPADWAERIKNHVAVQRRKRRLKYVAKAFRSCSEFMCCQHGRLHIIHRRDAQDRFMASFKNDPDQLVAAGKHLKNGNSATVVRLTTADGDWVIKRYNIKNILHAVKRCLRPTRASVSWGNAHRLKISGISTPSAIAMAEKRFGPLRFTGYYVCDFVDGQDVADYFVEDNEPCGSQLDAANHLIELFRIFLQLGIVHGDCKATNFLVTDHGVSVIDLDAMWEPKSRNRFNKLYSRDRSRFLRNWKTDSALYRWFDRHLPQPDDI, encoded by the coding sequence ATGACAGACACCCTTAAAGCGTGCCCTTTTTCCATCGCCCTTGATCATTCAGAACCGGCTGAAATCATCTGCCGAAGCATTTTGCGTGATCTTCCAAAGAAGCGCTGTGTGCTGCATGGCGATTGGGGACAGCGACCGGTTCTGGTCAAGCTTTTTTTACACCCGACGGCAGCACAACGCCATTGGCTGCGGGAAAAACAGGGCATAGATAAACTCCTTCAGTCTGGCATTTCCACTCCAGGCCTGTTATTTGCCGGTAAACTGACGGATCAGACACCGGTTTTGGTGTTTGAATTTATTCCAAACGCACAGTCGGCGCTGCAACTGTGGAGCAGGGCAACCAGTGACAACGAACGAACCATGCTGCTGTCGCGCCTTGTCACCGAAATCGCACACCTGCACGAACGGGGCTTGTGGCAGCAAGACCTGCATCTGGGCAATTTTCTTGTGGATGGCACAAAAATCTACACCATCGACGGTGACGCAATCAGCGGCAACACAGAACAGGCCCCACTGGAAACAAGCCGCAGCATCACCAACCTTGCCCTGTTTTGGGCTCAGATCGCCCCCCATTTTGACCATCTGCAACCAAAGATCGTGCGACAATACTCTGAACAACGTCAGTTACCCGCAGACTGGGCAGAGCGCATCAAAAACCACGTTGCTGTGCAGCGCCGGAAAAGGCGCCTGAAATATGTTGCCAAAGCGTTCCGCAGCTGTAGTGAGTTCATGTGCTGTCAACATGGCCGACTGCACATCATTCACCGTCGTGATGCGCAAGACCGCTTTATGGCTTCATTTAAGAACGATCCCGACCAACTGGTTGCCGCCGGAAAGCACCTTAAAAACGGCAACAGTGCCACCGTCGTTCGTCTCACCACCGCCGACGGTGATTGGGTGATCAAACGCTACAACATCAAAAACATTTTGCACGCCGTTAAGCGTTGCCTGCGGCCCACCCGTGCCTCGGTGTCGTGGGGGAACGCCCATCGCCTCAAGATCAGCGGAATATCAACCCCTTCCGCCATTGCTATGGCAGAAAAACGGTTTGGTCCTTTGCGCTTTACAGGGTATTATGTGTGCGACTTTGTTGACGGTCAGGATGTTGCCGATTATTTTGTCGAGGACAATGAACCCTGCGGATCACAACTCGATGCGGCCAACCATCTGATTGAGTTATTCCGCATTTTTCTGCAACTCGGCATTGTTCACGGGGACTGCAAAGCGACCAATTTTCTGGTGACGGATCATGGCGTAAGCGTTATTGACCTTGACGCCATGTGGGAACCTAAATCCCGCAACCGCTTTAATAAACTGTACTCGCGCGATCGAAGCCGTTTTTTGCGCAACTGGAAAACGGATTCCGCTTTATATCGCTGGTTTGACCGTCATCTGCCACAACCGGATGACATTTGA
- a CDS encoding carbamoyltransferase translates to MPKVILGLSGALTHDPSAALYIDDKLVAAAEEERFLRDKHAKNRMPLEATKFCLDFAGIKPEDVDIVAFPFSEIGLDRPDRWHYAKRYWYAPDRALTALVNGNRRYHRNIANVKNMLQQIGIRWDDIEFVPVEHHLAHASSAYHLSGFKGKTAILGIDGKGEYATTFFGYGENGKIHKIKEFYDPDSLGGLYGAMTEYLGFEMLDGEFKVMGMAPYGDQKKYDFSRLAKFENGELTINTELVNTVGWRRYKEDGKGYYFSPKLIDWLGPKRQGDNADEPYIDYAACIQGLFEKLSLEMIDYYLKDILQETGQLCFAGGSALNVKLNQYIMDLPYVKELFVQPAASDAGTAIGAASYAAHLHGIQVEKLKHVYLGPQYTNEQCIAACEAHAEKPQWEKIDNIPETVAEILTQGQPVAWFQGRMEFGPRALGCRSILGCPSVPGVADRINEQIKYRERWRPFCPSVLDTVAEDLLQTDHPAPYMTFTFKVNPAWNERIPEVIHEDGTSRAQVVTEDTNPRYYALLKELEKRTGNGVVLNTSLNRRGEPMVCAPEDALNMFYGSDLPYLVMEDILVRKVGK, encoded by the coding sequence ATGCCCAAAGTAATTCTTGGACTGTCCGGCGCACTGACCCACGACCCTTCCGCCGCATTATACATTGACGACAAATTGGTCGCCGCCGCTGAAGAGGAACGCTTTCTTCGCGATAAGCACGCCAAAAACCGCATGCCCCTCGAAGCGACAAAATTCTGCCTCGACTTTGCCGGCATCAAACCTGAGGATGTTGATATTGTCGCATTTCCGTTCAGTGAAATCGGCTTGGATCGCCCGGACCGCTGGCACTATGCCAAACGCTACTGGTATGCCCCCGACCGTGCACTGACAGCACTGGTCAACGGCAACCGTCGTTATCATCGCAACATTGCCAATGTTAAAAACATGCTGCAGCAAATCGGCATCCGCTGGGACGACATTGAATTCGTTCCGGTTGAGCACCATCTGGCGCACGCCAGCAGTGCCTATCACCTGAGTGGCTTCAAAGGCAAGACCGCGATTCTCGGTATCGACGGCAAAGGGGAATACGCCACCACCTTTTTCGGTTATGGCGAAAATGGTAAGATCCACAAGATCAAGGAATTTTACGATCCTGACTCCCTCGGTGGACTTTACGGTGCCATGACCGAATATCTCGGTTTTGAAATGCTCGACGGCGAGTTCAAAGTGATGGGCATGGCTCCTTATGGTGACCAAAAAAAATATGACTTTTCTCGTCTGGCCAAATTCGAAAACGGCGAGCTGACCATCAACACCGAACTGGTCAACACAGTGGGCTGGCGCCGTTACAAGGAAGATGGTAAAGGCTACTACTTCAGCCCCAAACTGATCGACTGGCTCGGCCCCAAACGTCAGGGTGACAACGCTGATGAACCCTATATCGATTATGCCGCCTGTATTCAGGGACTGTTTGAGAAATTGTCTCTGGAAATGATCGACTACTACCTGAAAGACATCCTTCAGGAGACCGGTCAGCTGTGTTTTGCCGGTGGTAGCGCACTCAACGTCAAACTCAACCAGTACATCATGGACCTGCCTTACGTCAAAGAGCTGTTCGTCCAACCGGCAGCCTCCGATGCCGGCACCGCCATCGGTGCGGCCTCTTATGCAGCACATCTGCATGGCATTCAGGTCGAAAAGCTCAAGCACGTTTATCTCGGTCCCCAGTATACCAACGAGCAATGTATTGCCGCCTGTGAAGCCCATGCGGAAAAGCCGCAGTGGGAAAAGATCGACAACATCCCGGAAACCGTGGCTGAAATTCTGACACAGGGCCAACCCGTTGCCTGGTTTCAGGGCCGCATGGAATTCGGCCCGCGTGCACTGGGCTGCCGCAGCATCCTCGGCTGCCCGAGCGTGCCGGGTGTCGCAGACCGCATCAACGAGCAGATCAAATACCGTGAACGCTGGCGGCCGTTCTGTCCCAGTGTCCTCGATACTGTTGCCGAAGACCTGCTGCAGACCGACCACCCGGCACCCTATATGACCTTTACCTTCAAGGTTAATCCGGCCTGGAATGAGCGCATTCCCGAAGTCATCCATGAAGACGGAACATCGCGCGCCCAAGTGGTTACAGAAGACACCAATCCTCGCTATTACGCTCTGCTCAAGGAACTTGAGAAGCGGACCGGCAATGGTGTGGTGCTCAACACCTCGCTCAACCGCCGCGGTGAACCGATGGTTTGTGCCCCGGAGGATGCCCTGAACATGTTCTACGGCTCCGACCTGCCCTATCTGGTGATGGAAGACATTTTGGTACGTAAGGTAGGAAAATAA
- a CDS encoding glycosyltransferase family 4 protein codes for MRLAFVLFKYFPYGGLQRDCMKIAMECQKRGHEIDLFCLEWSGPRPDGMNVHVFPIRSWRNYHRYHQFVVKVRQFIAQQKYDGVIGFNRMPGLDVYFGADPCFAVKCQQRSALYRHLPRSKSFLKAEQAVYGNDSHTHILLLADLEIDAIQKIYGTDAKRFHLLPPGVARDRLAGPDYEQRRDAFRRELGLQSDDKLLLMVGSGFRVKGVDRALEALNQLPEELKGKTQLMILGRDNQLPFERMARQLGLAQRVHFLGGRDDAASFLFAADLLIHPAYRESAGMVLLEAVAARLPVLVTDTCGYSFHIERSRAGIVHQSPFDSERFTAQLQLMLEGDTTSWKKAAEQYVAQTDIFGLAEKAADVIEEVVA; via the coding sequence ATGCGTTTGGCTTTTGTTTTATTCAAATATTTCCCCTACGGTGGCCTGCAGCGCGATTGCATGAAAATTGCGATGGAATGTCAAAAACGGGGCCACGAGATTGATCTGTTCTGCTTGGAATGGAGTGGTCCTCGTCCTGATGGGATGAACGTGCATGTTTTTCCCATCCGTTCTTGGCGTAATTACCATCGTTATCATCAGTTCGTCGTCAAGGTGCGTCAGTTCATTGCCCAGCAAAAATACGATGGCGTCATCGGTTTCAATCGCATGCCCGGTCTTGATGTTTATTTTGGCGCGGATCCGTGTTTTGCCGTCAAGTGCCAACAGCGTTCCGCTCTCTACCGACATCTGCCGCGCTCAAAAAGCTTTCTCAAAGCGGAGCAGGCGGTGTACGGCAACGACTCACACACACACATCCTGTTGCTGGCCGATCTTGAAATTGACGCTATTCAGAAGATTTACGGCACGGACGCCAAGCGTTTTCATTTGTTGCCTCCCGGGGTGGCTCGGGATCGTCTGGCCGGTCCGGATTATGAACAGCGCCGTGACGCATTTCGTCGCGAACTCGGTCTGCAGTCCGATGACAAGCTTTTGTTGATGGTCGGGTCCGGATTTCGTGTCAAAGGTGTTGACCGGGCACTGGAAGCCCTGAATCAGTTGCCGGAAGAGCTCAAGGGCAAGACACAGTTGATGATCCTCGGACGGGATAATCAACTGCCGTTTGAGCGTATGGCACGCCAGCTTGGTCTGGCACAGAGAGTGCATTTTCTCGGCGGGCGGGATGATGCCGCCAGTTTTTTGTTTGCCGCTGATCTGTTGATTCATCCCGCTTATCGCGAATCTGCAGGCATGGTGTTGCTTGAGGCCGTAGCAGCCCGACTGCCGGTTCTTGTGACCGACACCTGTGGTTATAGCTTTCATATCGAGCGTTCCCGCGCAGGGATTGTTCATCAATCTCCCTTTGATTCTGAACGTTTCACAGCACAACTGCAGCTGATGCTAGAGGGGGACACGACTTCCTGGAAAAAAGCGGCAGAACAGTATGTGGCGCAGACGGATATTTTTGGTTTGGCGGAAAAAGCGGCAGATGTGATTGAAGAGGTTGTCGCATGA
- a CDS encoding glycosyltransferase family 39 protein: protein MRSFLLRHRSLLFIMLLSTLLKLLFVWQGEVVNPDSATYIAAAQKHAAGLYGEALHFYRMPFYPLLLAAVHFVIPNWIYAGQVLTVVPLVLCLWPLYLLTQRLFDERAAIATAALFAVLPSFNISSTAIKRDPLFLLFSLSALFVLIVIFQNRRMLWWAWFFLLSVFSVLTRIEGILLPIAALVFVPFLWFSADRRAHLSRRDWLVICLIPLSVLSLLGVVNVLGIASFLRIDDVFRWGKELLSRDFFSTYQALMDALEALQDSYPSADLHNNLIETTRHYAPLIYLIGLLEMLVKMIFPTSLIALWRQRRATEKPQVRERWVVLFVAAAVVAVNLLFCLKRDFTTERYLWLAGVCLLPWVGQGMAVCWQRYQARMVVLIGTGLLVVGSPLAKTVSVAAQTQDRTVALAGEWLQEYDPAGTLFVMYNDRRLPLYANRAEDVTQVRELDWLRSQVVADPRISFLALYVSNDKHENCTFPGFDVVKTFEGRRKTALFLQRRLESAQ, encoded by the coding sequence ATGCGTAGTTTTTTGCTCAGGCACCGCAGTCTGCTCTTTATTATGCTGTTGTCTACGCTGTTGAAGCTGCTGTTTGTCTGGCAAGGAGAGGTGGTCAATCCCGATTCCGCCACCTATATTGCTGCCGCCCAAAAACACGCCGCAGGCCTCTATGGCGAAGCCTTACACTTTTACCGGATGCCGTTTTATCCGTTACTGCTCGCTGCGGTTCACTTTGTCATACCCAACTGGATTTACGCCGGACAGGTCTTGACTGTCGTACCTCTGGTGCTCTGCCTGTGGCCACTCTATCTGTTGACGCAACGCCTGTTTGATGAGCGGGCAGCAATCGCTACGGCAGCGCTTTTTGCTGTGTTGCCCTCGTTCAATATTTCATCAACCGCGATCAAACGGGATCCACTGTTTCTGCTGTTCAGCCTGTCGGCCCTGTTTGTCTTAATCGTGATTTTTCAGAACAGACGCATGCTCTGGTGGGCGTGGTTTTTTCTGCTGAGCGTTTTTTCTGTTCTGACGCGTATTGAAGGGATCTTGCTGCCGATTGCCGCGCTTGTGTTTGTGCCGTTTCTTTGGTTTTCAGCAGACCGCCGCGCGCATCTTTCCCGACGGGACTGGCTTGTAATTTGTTTGATTCCGCTCAGTGTGTTGTCTTTGCTTGGTGTGGTAAACGTCCTCGGCATTGCATCCTTTTTGAGAATTGATGACGTTTTTCGCTGGGGAAAGGAACTGCTCAGCCGGGATTTCTTCTCGACCTATCAGGCCTTGATGGATGCGTTGGAAGCGTTACAGGACTCATACCCCTCGGCAGATCTGCACAATAATCTCATCGAAACGACTCGTCATTACGCCCCTTTGATTTATCTCATCGGTTTGCTCGAAATGCTGGTGAAAATGATTTTCCCGACCTCGCTCATTGCCTTGTGGAGGCAACGTCGGGCGACTGAGAAACCGCAGGTTCGAGAGCGCTGGGTTGTGCTGTTTGTCGCGGCGGCGGTTGTTGCGGTTAATCTGCTGTTTTGTCTGAAGCGCGATTTTACAACCGAACGCTATCTGTGGTTGGCAGGTGTCTGTCTGTTGCCCTGGGTGGGGCAGGGGATGGCGGTGTGTTGGCAGCGTTATCAGGCGCGCATGGTCGTGCTGATAGGCACAGGTCTGCTGGTTGTTGGTTCACCTCTGGCAAAAACGGTGAGTGTTGCGGCGCAGACACAGGACCGGACCGTGGCTCTGGCTGGTGAATGGCTGCAAGAGTATGATCCTGCGGGGACCCTGTTTGTGATGTACAATGACCGGCGTTTGCCGCTCTATGCCAATCGTGCCGAGGATGTGACCCAGGTCCGCGAACTGGATTGGCTCCGAAGTCAGGTTGTCGCAGATCCGCGCATCTCCTTTCTTGCCCTCTATGTTTCCAATGACAAGCACGAAAACTGTACTTTCCCCGGCTTTGATGTGGTGAAAACCTTCGAAGGACGGCGTAAGACAGCGCTTTTCCTTCAGCGCCGTCTTGAGTCAGCGCAGTGA
- a CDS encoding lipopolysaccharide kinase InaA family protein — translation MNEQLIYLNPQWEETLRNSNLADFERLWELDLQAVDEGNTGRGKNGWSKVSIFSFKDAQQQEHTVVIKRQSNYRSHTLRHPVVGVPTFLKEMASIHRYEQAHVPALKAVYCATRKHQGDLQAILVTEFLTGYQSLEKILETRQTKPSFTRQKNMAIAEICGTLVRTLHQQGLEHRCLFPKHIFIQCDTEPFEARLIDLEKTRWRPWFKALRVRDLTALARRSKSATNRDRIIFMRAYFNSDHLTPEAKQLWRDVARRINKKRRS, via the coding sequence ATGAATGAACAGTTGATTTATCTGAATCCTCAGTGGGAAGAGACTCTCCGCAACAGCAACCTCGCTGATTTTGAGCGACTCTGGGAGCTTGATTTACAAGCCGTTGATGAGGGGAATACCGGTCGGGGTAAAAACGGCTGGAGCAAAGTGAGTATTTTTTCCTTTAAAGATGCACAGCAGCAGGAACACACTGTCGTCATTAAACGACAAAGCAACTACCGCAGCCACACGCTGCGCCATCCTGTCGTTGGTGTTCCGACGTTCCTTAAGGAGATGGCCAGTATTCACCGCTATGAGCAGGCACATGTTCCGGCACTCAAAGCCGTCTATTGTGCAACCCGCAAACATCAGGGGGATCTGCAGGCGATTTTGGTGACTGAATTTCTCACCGGTTACCAGTCTCTTGAAAAAATCCTTGAGACCCGCCAGACAAAACCCAGCTTTACACGACAGAAAAACATGGCAATCGCTGAGATCTGCGGCACCCTCGTCCGCACACTGCATCAGCAGGGGCTGGAGCACCGCTGCCTGTTTCCCAAGCATATTTTCATTCAATGCGACACCGAACCCTTCGAGGCGCGGTTAATCGATCTGGAAAAAACCCGCTGGCGTCCCTGGTTCAAAGCCCTGCGTGTCCGTGACCTCACAGCGTTAGCGCGTCGCAGCAAATCTGCCACTAATCGAGACCGGATTATCTTTATGCGCGCCTATTTCAATAGTGACCACCTGACGCCAGAGGCCAAACAACTTTGGCGGGATGTGGCCCGCCGAATCAACAAAAAACGACGTTCCTGA
- the rfaP gene encoding lipopolysaccharide core heptose(I) kinase RfaP, with protein sequence MIVLPSSWQQQWRGQDYFDVVLSLQGEEYRNMDGRRTFRFEKDGRGYFAKVYTGLGWKRILKSLLTLRRPPVLSAANEWRAIRRLEALGVDTMTLVGYGERGTDPARRQSFIITEELTPTESLEDFCRTWRHAPPAPALKWALIDKLAHISRQLHDNGVNHRDYYLCHFLLNLSAGRENLRPDGLTLYLIDLHRVQFRRHLPQRWRLKDLAALYFSSMEIGLTRRDLFRFITTYTAMPLRQVLQEKTALLKRIEKRGDQLMERYNRKYRPDA encoded by the coding sequence ATGATTGTCTTACCGAGTTCCTGGCAGCAGCAATGGCGAGGTCAAGATTACTTTGATGTTGTTCTCAGCCTTCAAGGCGAGGAATACCGCAACATGGATGGTCGACGCACCTTCCGTTTTGAAAAAGACGGGCGGGGTTATTTTGCCAAGGTCTATACCGGTTTAGGTTGGAAGCGTATCCTGAAAAGTCTTCTCACTCTGCGCCGCCCTCCGGTCCTGAGTGCCGCCAATGAGTGGCGGGCGATTCGCCGTCTCGAAGCTTTGGGTGTCGATACCATGACTCTGGTCGGATACGGCGAGAGGGGAACCGATCCGGCACGACGTCAATCCTTTATCATTACCGAAGAGTTGACGCCGACAGAGAGCCTTGAGGACTTTTGTCGCACTTGGCGTCACGCGCCTCCCGCACCTGCTCTGAAATGGGCTTTGATCGATAAATTGGCGCATATTTCACGGCAACTGCATGACAATGGCGTCAATCATCGCGATTACTATCTATGCCATTTTCTCTTGAATCTCTCGGCCGGTCGTGAGAATTTGCGACCTGACGGGCTGACCCTGTATCTGATCGATCTGCATCGCGTGCAGTTTCGTCGTCACCTGCCGCAGCGTTGGCGTTTGAAAGACCTTGCCGCACTGTATTTCTCCAGTATGGAGATTGGCCTGACGCGCAGAGACCTGTTTCGTTTTATCACCACCTACACGGCAATGCCGTTACGTCAGGTGCTGCAGGAGAAGACGGCTCTGCTCAAACGCATTGAGAAGCGTGGAGATCAGTTGATGGAACGCTATAACCGGAAATATCGTCCCGATGCGTAG
- a CDS encoding polysaccharide pyruvyl transferase family protein, with protein MQTPLKVYWSSGLKNGRKNFGDWLSPVLCEAISGRKVEYAKPKSCDLVAVGSILQRLKNHFWSHRVHVWGSGLIEEQKPFRSPHTFDAVRGKHTAALIKNQPIKALGDPGLLSDMLLPDKPQQKHYRVGIVPHYVDQKHPAVIEFLKQPGVAFIDIFSETMDFLEQVARCEIILSSSLHGLIIADALGVPNGWLKLSERVRGNDFKFADYYSVFGLEAMQPCPFSAHTTVEELSDLREHYQRPGIETIKKNLYEAFPFRA; from the coding sequence ATGCAAACACCGCTGAAAGTCTATTGGTCCTCGGGATTGAAAAACGGTCGAAAGAACTTCGGCGACTGGTTGTCGCCAGTTTTGTGTGAGGCAATCTCGGGTCGCAAAGTGGAATATGCCAAGCCCAAAAGCTGTGATTTAGTTGCCGTCGGCAGTATCCTTCAGCGCTTGAAAAATCATTTTTGGAGCCATCGCGTCCACGTTTGGGGCAGCGGTTTGATCGAAGAGCAGAAACCATTTCGCAGCCCACATACCTTTGACGCTGTTCGCGGCAAACACACCGCCGCTCTGATCAAGAACCAGCCGATCAAAGCGCTGGGAGATCCCGGATTGCTCAGTGACATGCTTCTGCCGGACAAACCGCAGCAGAAACACTACCGCGTTGGTATCGTGCCCCATTACGTGGACCAGAAGCACCCTGCCGTCATCGAATTTCTCAAACAACCGGGTGTCGCCTTTATTGATATCTTTTCTGAAACGATGGATTTTCTTGAGCAGGTGGCACGCTGCGAAATCATCCTGTCCTCGAGTCTTCACGGCCTGATCATCGCTGATGCTCTGGGCGTCCCTAATGGCTGGCTCAAGCTCTCCGAACGGGTACGCGGCAACGACTTCAAGTTTGCGGATTATTATTCCGTATTTGGACTGGAGGCGATGCAACCCTGTCCATTCAGTGCCCACACCACGGTGGAGGAGCTGAGTGACCTGCGCGAGCACTATCAGCGACCGGGGATAGAAACGATCAAAAAGAACCTTTATGAGGCCTTTCCGTTTCGGGCCTGA
- the hldE gene encoding bifunctional D-glycero-beta-D-manno-heptose-7-phosphate kinase/D-glycero-beta-D-manno-heptose 1-phosphate adenylyltransferase HldE — MTEDQIQDFMDALPQLRTLVVGDLMLDEYLWGRTARISPEAPVPVVDVSQEDLRLGGAGNVVNNLRALGCQVQVCSVLGDDADGRHLLEQLERIGVDVSGAVFDADRKTSRKTRILASNQQMIRIDRESRLPLGEQIESHLVDEIIARIDHVDVVFLSDYGKGVLTDSVLAQVIQAGRKQGVPVVVDPKGTDYRRYRGATLLTPNRSEASEASGVKIEDSVTLSAAGEKLLELAELDALVLTRSEEGMSLFVRQGEQIDLPTRAREVFDVSGAGDTVLALIGIGLAAKLTLKEAATVANIAAGIVVGKVGTSTVNCREILQAVSEHGLPEENKVQRATELAEILKHARNYGKKIVFTNGCFDLLHAGHVSYLQRARELGDLLVVGLNTDRSVQQLKGPERPLVCEDDRAQVMAALACVSYVVLFDEETPLELIKLLRPDVLVKGADYTPEGVVGRVEVESWGGTVELIEFVQGRSTTSIVEKIRRLERN; from the coding sequence ATGACGGAAGATCAGATTCAGGATTTTATGGATGCATTGCCTCAGTTGCGGACTCTTGTGGTTGGCGATCTGATGCTGGATGAATACTTGTGGGGGAGAACCGCCCGGATTTCTCCCGAGGCTCCCGTCCCGGTTGTCGATGTCTCTCAGGAAGATTTGCGTTTGGGGGGCGCCGGTAATGTGGTCAACAATTTACGGGCTCTGGGCTGTCAGGTGCAGGTCTGTTCGGTGTTGGGAGATGATGCCGATGGTCGTCATCTGCTTGAACAATTGGAACGGATTGGTGTCGACGTCTCGGGTGCTGTGTTTGATGCAGATCGTAAGACAAGCCGTAAAACACGTATTTTGGCCAGTAATCAGCAGATGATTCGCATTGACCGGGAAAGCCGTTTGCCTCTGGGGGAACAGATTGAGTCCCACCTGGTTGATGAGATTATTGCGCGAATTGATCATGTTGATGTGGTGTTTCTCTCCGATTACGGCAAAGGGGTGCTGACCGACAGCGTCCTGGCTCAGGTGATTCAGGCGGGAAGAAAACAGGGCGTGCCGGTCGTTGTTGATCCCAAAGGCACAGATTATCGTCGTTATCGTGGAGCGACTCTTTTAACGCCCAATCGTTCAGAAGCCTCAGAGGCCTCCGGGGTAAAAATTGAAGACAGTGTGACGCTTTCCGCTGCAGGTGAAAAACTCCTTGAACTCGCTGAGCTTGATGCGTTGGTCCTGACACGAAGTGAAGAGGGGATGTCGCTCTTTGTTCGTCAGGGAGAGCAGATTGATCTGCCGACCCGTGCACGAGAGGTGTTTGATGTTTCCGGTGCCGGGGATACTGTTCTTGCTCTGATCGGCATCGGTCTTGCCGCCAAGTTGACATTAAAAGAAGCCGCGACCGTGGCCAATATCGCAGCGGGAATTGTTGTTGGCAAGGTGGGGACCTCAACCGTGAACTGCCGGGAGATTTTACAGGCCGTTTCAGAACATGGCCTGCCTGAAGAGAATAAGGTTCAGAGGGCGACTGAACTGGCCGAGATTCTCAAGCATGCACGCAATTATGGCAAAAAAATTGTTTTCACCAATGGCTGTTTTGATCTTCTCCACGCCGGGCATGTCAGTTATTTGCAACGAGCAAGAGAGTTGGGAGATCTGCTGGTTGTTGGCCTCAATACGGATCGCTCCGTGCAACAACTCAAAGGCCCTGAACGACCTCTGGTGTGTGAAGATGATCGCGCTCAGGTGATGGCGGCTTTGGCCTGTGTTAGCTATGTCGTGCTTTTTGACGAGGAAACACCGCTTGAACTGATCAAACTGTTGCGGCCGGATGTTTTGGTCAAGGGGGCGGATTATACTCCAGAGGGCGTTGTCGGCCGCGTGGAAGTTGAGAGCTGGGGTGGAACAGTTGAGCTGATTGAGTTTGTACAGGGCCGTTCTACAACGAGCATAGTGGAGAAGATACGTCGTCTGGAACGGAATTAG
- the rfbB gene encoding dTDP-glucose 4,6-dehydratase has translation MKILVTGGAGFIGSAVVRHIINHTTDQVVNVDKLTYAGNLESLESVCGDSRYFFEQVDICDYAEIERVFSEHQPDCVMHLAAESHVDRSIDGPGDFIQTNMVGTYILLEVSRRYWGQLDDERRRRFRFHHISTDEVYGDLAGSDDFFVEEMAYSPSSPYSASKAGSDHLVRSWCRTYGLPTVVSNCSNNYGPYHFPEKLIPLMILNALEGKPLPVYGSGLQIRDWLYVEDHVRALYTVLTKGVIGESYNIGGHNEKKNIEVVESICSLLEELAPEKPESVLNYKDLITHVQDRPGHDLRYAIDAGKIQRELGWVPQESFESGLRKTVQWYLDNRSWCQHVQDGSYRRERLGLKPEEQK, from the coding sequence TTGAAGATACTTGTTACTGGGGGTGCTGGTTTTATCGGCTCCGCTGTTGTTCGTCATATTATCAACCACACAACAGATCAGGTTGTGAATGTTGATAAGTTGACCTATGCCGGAAATTTGGAATCTCTGGAAAGCGTCTGCGGCGACAGCCGTTATTTTTTTGAGCAGGTCGATATCTGTGATTACGCGGAAATTGAGCGTGTTTTCTCCGAGCATCAGCCGGACTGCGTCATGCATCTGGCCGCCGAAAGTCATGTAGACCGTTCAATTGATGGCCCTGGTGACTTTATTCAGACCAACATGGTTGGAACCTATATTCTGCTTGAAGTCTCTCGGCGATATTGGGGCCAGCTTGATGACGAGAGGCGCCGTCGCTTCCGTTTTCATCACATCTCGACAGATGAAGTCTATGGCGATCTGGCTGGTAGCGATGACTTTTTTGTTGAAGAGATGGCCTATTCTCCCAGCTCTCCTTATTCTGCGAGCAAGGCCGGGTCTGACCATCTGGTCCGTTCCTGGTGCCGGACCTATGGATTGCCGACGGTTGTCAGCAATTGTTCCAACAACTATGGTCCCTATCATTTTCCGGAAAAACTGATTCCGTTGATGATTTTAAATGCCCTGGAGGGTAAGCCTCTTCCGGTGTATGGGTCAGGGTTGCAAATCCGTGACTGGTTGTATGTCGAAGACCATGTCCGTGCTCTTTATACGGTTTTGACCAAGGGAGTTATCGGCGAGTCATACAATATCGGTGGTCACAATGAGAAAAAAAACATTGAGGTTGTCGAAAGTATTTGTAGCCTGTTGGAAGAATTGGCTCCTGAGAAACCGGAAAGCGTGTTAAATTACAAAGATTTGATCACTCATGTTCAGGATCGTCCCGGACATGATCTGCGCTATGCGATTGATGCCGGAAAGATTCAGCGTGAGCTGGGCTGGGTTCCGCAGGAATCCTTTGAATCCGGCTTGCGCAAAACGGTTCAGTGGTATCTGGATAACAGATCCTGGTGTCAGCACGTCCAGGATGGGTCCTATCGTCGTGAACGGTTGGGACTGAAGCCTGAGGAGCAAAAGTAA